A segment of the Pelecanus crispus isolate bPelCri1 chromosome Z, bPelCri1.pri, whole genome shotgun sequence genome:
tctctcccccctttcTTGCATATTCTATTAGTTgtgtgcttcccccccccccttcatctccctcttctccttccttttcttcttttttccaccCTTCCTCCTTGTGTCTTTCGCTTCATTCctgcaggagaagagaagaagagagaggtgaaactaaaaaaaaaaaaaatctcggagagaaagaaaaaagggggaaaagcagagagagagagagacggggggggggaagcccggagagagagagagagaacgcGTTCACATCTTAATACCGTTATTATTGTGACCATTCTTgcctatttttttattttgggggagggCTTCGCTTCTGGCTGATCAGTTTTTACCCGAAATACTTTTTTTaggcaaacaaacaacaacaacaaaaaaaaagaacctttttGGGGGCGATTTCcaccgattttttttttccttcctcgcAACCAGCATCGTGCGCTCtcacaggagaagaagaagaaggaaggggcaagaaagaggaaaagaagaggatttATTTACCCGACCTACTTTGGATCTCTCTTTTTCCTGCGCGTGTCATTATTATTCCCGTTCTCTATTTTTACACTTCGCCGTGAATTCGTCTCCTCTGCGAATTTAGTCACatccgatttttttttttttttgcgatttttttttttttttttttaaaagggggaGAGAGCGAGAGAGAGCGCGCGAGCGAGAGAGACAGAGAGCGAGAGAGAGCAGCTCGGGAGAGAAAGAGCAGCGACCGgcaacctcctcctcctcctcctcctcctcctcctcctccgccgccgcgaCAGGAGATCAAACTGCCTCAGCTCCCCGCCCGCCTCCGCCGCGCTCCCCGGCTCCGCCGCCCTGCATGGCTGACGGCGCCCTGCCCTGGACCTGGCCCCCGGACACCTCCATGCCCTGATCGCCGGCCGACggctcctctcctctccgcTCCTCTCCGCTCCTCTCCACCGCCTCCCCGAGAGcccgcaccggcaccggcgGCTGCAGCGGCAGCGGGAGCAGCCtcggcgggagcggcggcggccgggccccggcggcggcgagcggcgacctcctcctcctcttccttcccctcctcctcctcctcctcctcctcctcctcctcctcctcctccctctcctcctcctcctcggcggCGCGGCGGCTTCCTCTATGCCTGCACATCCTCGGCGCCCGTAGCGCCCGGACCGCGCGTGTGCCCGGTGcccgtgcgtgtgtgtgtgtgcgtgtgcgcgAGTGGGGAAGCCGCGCAGCCGGGCGTCTTCCGCGCGTGTCTGCCTGCCTCTGCGTGTCCGGCGTGTTTACTCTCCTGAATGCCTCTCCCGACAGCCTTGTTTGCCGTTTCTGATTTTGCAACTTGaagtggcggcggcggcggcggcggcggcggggggggggggaagaagaagaagaaggaggaggaggaggagggcgaggaGAGAGGCGGCGAGAGCCGGGGAGAGCGGGAGCCGAAGGGGGGGAAGCGGCtaggcgggggggggtgggtttgGAGAGGGGGGGGGAGcgcagggaaaagggaagggaggaagaggaaaggggggggggaaaagagagagaggagagagggggagaaaatcCTCCGTcgccccctccccctccctaaaggagagggaaaaaaaaaaaaaaaaggagagaaattagCGAGAGGAGGGGGGCTCGCGGcgaaaaataaataaaataaagaaaacggCAGGAGCGGCTCCAGCCGGCAGCAGGGCAGCGGCGGCAGCCGAGGCAGGCGGCAGGCAGGGTCCCCTCGCTCCCCGCTCGCCCCCGGCGCCCGgccggccgcctcccccccgcctccccccgcctctCTCCCCGGCAGCCCGCAGCGAGCCGCGCCGCTCCCCAGCACTTTTTTGGGCCCGAGATATGGCAATGGTAGTTAGCAGCTGGCGAGATCCGCAGGAAGACGTGGCCGGGGGCACCCCGAGCGGCCCCAACCCCGCCGCGGCGCAGCCGGCCCGGGAGCAGCCGCCCCAGCAGCAGGGGGGCTCGGCCGCCCCGCACACCCCGCAGACCCCCAGCCAGCCGGGACCCCCCTCCACGCCGGGCACGGCCGGGGACAAGGGAGCGGGCCAGCAAGGCTcggggcagagccagcagcacatCGAGTGCGTGGTGTGCGGGGACAAGTCCAGCGGCAAGCACTACGGCCAGTTCACCTGCGAGGGCTGCAAAAGTTTCTTCAAGAGGAGCGTCCGCAGGAACTTAACTTACACATGCCGCGCCAACAGGAACTGTCCCATCGACCAGCACCACCGCAACCAGTGCCAGTACTGCCGCCTCAAGAAGTGCCTCAAAGTGGGCATGAGGCGGGAAGGTGAATATTTCTTCCCTACTATGCTATCGCTCCCTCTCCCCGCGGCTCCGCGGGCGTGCGTGTGGCCAgggctccccccccctccccgcgtgCCTGCCCGTGTATAGGCGCACCTCGCTGCATAGACATATATATACACGCGCGCACACGCGCGGCGGGCgcgtatatatatatatatatatatctccccCTTCTCCCTACACACGTATTTACGGCTCTCCGCGGCGATCGAGGTCTACTCCGCGTCTCCATGCACATGTCAATCTCCCCCTCTGCCTGCACTCCCATCTGGCAGCTTTGCGccaggttttgttgttgttgtcggCGGTGGTTggtgctgttttcttttggcttttttttttttcggtttGTGCCTCTCCTTGccctcctcccgctcctccccaacccccccttccccggcaccgccgcGCTCGCCCCTTCCCCGCTCATTGTGCCgagaatttatttattattatcattattattattattattattattattattgttgttgttattacgATCGCTCgctaaatatttatcatttagCCGCTATCTCCGCTCCCGCCCGCGCGTGTGCGTGTACGTGTGCGTGTGTTTGGATGTGGTTTTGTCTATTGTTGGCATGAgaccggggggtggggggagataCATCTCTCCCGTACAAGATGTGCTTCCATTCAgcttccttccccccaccccccctttccGCCccatcatttctttttaaaaccgCAACACTTCTCAGTAGATCCATTTCccagcctctttttttttttccccccgaaaGAAAGATGAAGGACGAGTAagtagggaagaaaagaggaaagggggcgaaaaaaagatgaaggggggggggggggggagaggaaggggatggtaaaaaaaaaaaacacaagaggGGGAAATGTGCTACTGTATCTCTGCTTCCCTGTGCTTCCCGGTGCCCCGGAGTGTGCTTCTGTGCGAGATTTGGCCTTGTTTTCACTCCATGCGTTCAAAGGAAAGTTTGTGGCTGAACCGGGTTTCTGTACTTctgtcatttctcttttttttttttttcaagcacgctgctcattttatttcttcatcaaACTCCACCCTCTCCTTAAAGCCTGCATACAAATCGCGATTTATAACCTATTTACCGGTCCTTCTCATTTTAGCAGAATCCGCAGCCTGCATCTGGCAGCGGGCTCCTCACCATTTCCAACTgctctgctatttttttttcctcctcctttccaagAGTCGCTGTGGTTTTCCTTGCGTTCAGGCTCATTCTCGCGTAGGAAGATTTCCTGCCCTCCTTTCtccttaaaatgtattttctcgGTTTACAGTTAAAGTTTACCCTGTGACTGTCGTTAAAGATGTCTGAGAGTCACATCAGCGAAACAGTCAATTTTGCGGAGCGGGGATTACTACTGccttaatttgttttaaaattatattttatatgccacgagaaaaggaaggaagctgCTCCAGATCTGAAAGAGCTCGCAAATATGACGACTTCATTGGTAGCTTCAGGGGCTGTTGGTAGGCGtcggggggaggtgggggggggggaagggggaaaaaaaaggaaggaggagaaaaaaaaaaagttagaattGTGCTCGCAGTTAATTGAAAAATAACTGCCAAGTTTACAAGCAGATTGAAGAGGGAGAGgtgggctggagggcagcaggagaaaggtCCGGCCCGGGAGGCGAGGAGGGCTcggtggggaagaaaagagaaaagttgAGAAAAAATGTGGCACGCCGGCAAGATGAGTGATCtgcgtgtgcgtgcgtgtgccAGCGAACGTgtgcgtgtctgtgtgtgcagggaACGAGCCCGAGTAGCCGTATCTTCCCCTGAAGTTACCTTTGTTTACATGGCATGCGGCTGCAAACGCTGGCACTGGTGGAGTAAAACACACGCACCCGCACacacacactaaaaaaaaaaaaaaacccaactttggTCAGCTTTCGGGACTCGAGGCATGCTTACGCTCTGTGTGGAGATGGTTAATGAATCCAGTGTTTTTGCAGTTGCAAGCTTGTGCATTCACTGTGCAACGCTGACTGCAGGCTTTTGCAGTGGCAACAGCGCACCAAAGATATTAATTACACCgtccccttttttttccacgAATGTTTGGCTATTGTAAGTTCggagctttttgttttatttccccccttcccttgataatatttaatctttctcttccttttaacAGGGAGAACTTTGCTgggcgggggagggtggggggttCTCTATGGAAAGCTGTTTCTGTGTAATAAAGTTAGcagtggggagctgggggggctgcgaCCTGTTCCAGCCTGAAGGGTAATGGCGCGGCGTTTTTGAAGAACACGGACGCgtttatttttatgaattatttaattttatttcatttttaaaaagccacacAGCAGTTCACTTGTATATCTCAGTGCTACCAGGGCAATCGGCTGGGATCCACAACAGAGCTTGGCTATATTTTTTAACAGCTGGCTGTGATTTTTAACCCCACTTTCTCACCACCCGGaggatttctttaattttttttttttttttaacgtgcGGGGCTGCCTTTTGTTGCGAGAGGGGAggagggccggggggggtgggggggaggtgtgCGGATTTGTCTTGTTtgccttggcttttttttttttttttctttttccttgccttctttctttttaatctgtgtttattttgtgaAGCCTGTCTGCATCGGGGGGctgcctggggcggggggggggggggtgcggggggttCGCTTGGCTGGGGCTGCCTGAGCAGGGTCCGGGTCCGAGGGTCCGATGCTgggctggggcggggaggggggggcgatGCAGGTCGGCTGCAGCTGCCCGGCTCCGCATGCCTCTGTCTGTCCGTGCCTGTGCGTGTGccgggggcgaggcggggggaaGAAGCCCGGCATTGTCTCCGGCTGGCTGGCAGCGCCGCCGGGGCGATGCCTGCGAGCCTCCTGGATGCAcatttcctctccttctctccttctttttGTCAGCGGTTCAGCGAGGAAGGATGccgcccacccagcccaaccccgGCCAGTACGCCCTGACCAACGGGGACCCCCTGAACGGCCACTGCTATCTTTCGGGATacatctccctgctgctgcgggCCGAGCCCTACCCCACCTCCCGCTACGGCAGCCAGTGCATGCAACCCAACAACATCATGGGCATCGAGAACATCTGCGAGCTGGCCGCCCGCCTGCTCTTCAGCGCCGTCGAGTGGGCCCGCAACATCCCCTTCTTCCCCGACCTGCAGATCACCGACCAGGTGGCCTTGCTGCGGCTCACCTGGAGCGAGCTCTTCGTCCTCAACGCTGCCCAATGCTCCATGCCCCTCCATGTGGCCCCGCTCCTGGCCGCCGCCGGCCTCCACGCCTCCCCCATGTCGGCCGACCGCGTCGTCGCCTTCATGGACCACATCCGCATCTTCCAGGAGCAGGTGGAGAAGCTGAAGGCGCTGCACGTCGATTCGGCCGagtacagctgcctgaaagccATCGTCCTCTTCACCTCAGGTGaggagggggcgggcggggagtgaagggaggggggggagcgccgtgcaacagcagcaacaacaaaaaaatgagcAAGCAACCGGAAAAAAAACCGACCCCCAGCGCCGGAGggaaaattggggggggggaggggggggagaatgaaaatttacattttaaaaaattatttaattttttttccccccaagaaaAGAGGCGGAAGGGCCGAGGTAGTGTTGCGCCCGAGGTGGTACGCACCAGCCCAGGGATCGACCTacccccctcagccccaccgATGTTGGCATTTTACCCACCgatgttaattttaaacatcGATGGCATTTTAAACgccaccacccacccaccccaccccccaaaaaaaaccccacaacaactaaaaaaaaaaataaaatatcaaattaAGTGGAGGCGGTGGAAACATGCATGTTAACAATTTTTCCCTCTGATAGATGGTTCGAATTAACTAGCGGGAAAGTGCATTAGCGTCGCCTTTGAAGTGCTCTGGTCGTAGCCTGTAAGAATATAATACGTCTTCTATTATTGTAACCTGCGAGGGAGAAATTTATAAACATCAAAGGCGGGCGATGCGGAGGAAAtataggaaaaggaaacaaggcGAGATAAGAGGCCCGGCAgtgtcattttttaattattattctaatTATCGTCACGATGGGGGCTAATTGCcactttttctgcttgtttgtttttcttttcccttttttttttttttttttttttttgtcgtgtccccccccccaccctccccggCCTCCTCTCGCCCCCCTCCCCTAACCCCTTACTCCTCTCTTGTCCCGGTTTCTCCCCCACTTTTCCAAACCAGTCCTCCCGGTTAGCGATAACGACACAGCTCCGATAAATCTGGCTTAAAACTAGGCCGgggcaaaattaaaagcattccTGAACAAAGATGGCAAATCGTTCAAAGGCCTTGTTTAACAGTAAGCAGTTTATAATCCATCAATATTTGTTGCCTTTCATGcatgaaaaatagtatttacaTTGTATTAAAATGACTCCTAAATTTGCACAATATTGTAATGTAGCAAATGTAGTATTAATATCGATTTGAACATCAGATAATTTATTTAGACAGGAGTATCTAATTTGTATGCAGGGTGGTCGGAGACGTGTACTGTGACTGCCCCCTTTTACTTCCAGTGCAAATGCAGTCTCGCAGCGTTGGAGGgaatatttctttgcaaaggATAAAGCACAGATcttaaaacaaatggaagatTTACTGAATAGCCAGCTCgacattttaatgtattttatcttAATAAGTCTTCTTGAtggaaacatgtttttcaaaagtgacAAAGAGACCTGCCGGCATTTATCAGGCAGATTTAActctgcagcctgcctgcaagACTCCCAGACTTTCCCTTCCCATTAATTTCAGGGTGCTCATCAATATATGGGGACGCTCGGGAAgaactcctcttttttttttttttttttcgccaGACCCAACTTTCAGACATCCTTCCCAAGCGAGGAGGGCTGGCCTGTGCCTCGGCCCTTCTGCCCGCCGAAGGCCCCGGGCAGACGATTGCCCCAGATGGGGACATAtttgggggggatttttttttttctccctccttttctctctttctcttcttagccccctcttcccccacctccccccttccccaaaccaTCAACCTTGGCTAGAAACACGGTTCGTGGCTTTAGGGGAGCCCTTCATTTGCATACATTAGGAACAAACCTAATAATCAAACGTTTGCGAGGGGAGAAGCCCCTTCCCACGATGGAGCGGAGCGCGAATGGGGCTGAGGAAGGGAACAATAATATTATTTTGGAGTAGGATCGCATGGGGCATCgcagaaaatggaaatacagCTGTCAGGAGTAATCTACCCCTTACCCCCATCCGCACATTTCCACTTTTCACTAAACTTGTTTTGATTGCTTAGCCAGAGGGGAATTCATGGGAAGCCTTTCTCAAAGTCATCCAACTTTTAAACAAACTTTGACTgatggaaaagacattttttaggCATATTGTCCTAAGTCCTTCGCTAAGGACTAAGTATTTAAAGCTGGCATGGGTTTCTCCTGTTGTGGTTTTTACATTCGGGCTCCGGATCGCATGTATTTAATCCGTAAAATTCTGGACAGCGTCCAACGACTGGGTCGTGACCCAAAACCTGCTCCTTTCttgcctacttttttttttctttttcctgccccctcccttcttcttccccctccccaccccccccgaaCTTTAGAGTTATTAATTTCTGCACCTACCTTTTCCTCGTCATAAATAAACGTTTCCAGGAAGGGACCAAGCCAGATAACATAAATCCAATAAATCTATTTGCAGCGCAATAAGAACTTTGATTTCTAGTTAGGTGCCAGCTGATTACATCTATATTTTCTGAACACTAAACTCTTCTGAACGCGTAACATGAAATACATTCCCACCACTACAAAGGGGAAGGCTGGAGTGTGCTGAACAGTAAtggttatttatttacataatttcttttccatagACTGCAGGAAGAAATATAGAGCTTTCCCTTATTGACACACtgccatattaaaaaaaaaaaaaataaaaaaaaagaaaaaaaagaaaagaaagtgaggCGCGTGCAGGATTTTCACATTAGCCCACTTTCTGAGAGGGAATAATAATTCATCTCCAGTAAACACGGATTGCATTATTTCTCCCATGGATTGCACCTCTCCGGGCGCCACAGTCTAATCGAGCGCTGCACCCCGTAATTACGATAATTTTTTAATCCCGTTCTGAGGGGAGGGTGAAGCCTTCCCGCCGCTACCCTGAAGGATGCGGAATAAAACCCGAGGAAAGGCATATGCCAGGCcgtttaaaataattaattcaagTTCAATAGATATCACCGGCATGAGAAAACCCTGGGCGTTTGGAGGTCTAAGGCAAAAGCCAAGGGGTATTTTTCCAAGCCCCCCCACCTAAGCCTGCCACCCTTCCAGCCAGCAGCTTCCCTCTAAACATATCCCAGCGACCTGCAGCTATAGGTGCACTGACCGCAAACAcctgataaatattttactgacCTTAAGGGTATGACAT
Coding sequences within it:
- the NR2F1 gene encoding COUP transcription factor 1 isoform X1 codes for the protein MAMVVSSWRDPQEDVAGGTPSGPNPAAAQPAREQPPQQQGGSAAPHTPQTPSQPGPPSTPGTAGDKGAGQQGSGQSQQHIECVVCGDKSSGKHYGQFTCEGCKSFFKRSVRRNLTYTCRANRNCPIDQHHRNQCQYCRLKKCLKVGMRREAVQRGRMPPTQPNPGQYALTNGDPLNGHCYLSGYISLLLRAEPYPTSRYGSQCMQPNNIMGIENICELAARLLFSAVEWARNIPFFPDLQITDQVALLRLTWSELFVLNAAQCSMPLHVAPLLAAAGLHASPMSADRVVAFMDHIRIFQEQVEKLKALHVDSAEYSCLKAIVLFTSDACGLSDAAHIESLQEKSQCALEEYVRSQYPNQPSRFGKLLLRLPSLRTVSSSVIEQLFFVRLVGKTPIETLIRDMLLSGSSFNWPYMSIQCS
- the NR2F1 gene encoding COUP transcription factor 1 isoform X2; the protein is MAMVVSSWRDPQEDVAGGTPSGPNPAAAQPGAGQQGSGQSQQHIECVVCGDKSSGKHYGQFTCEGCKSFFKRSVRRNLTYTCRANRNCPIDQHHRNQCQYCRLKKCLKVGMRREAVQRGRMPPTQPNPGQYALTNGDPLNGHCYLSGYISLLLRAEPYPTSRYGSQCMQPNNIMGIENICELAARLLFSAVEWARNIPFFPDLQITDQVALLRLTWSELFVLNAAQCSMPLHVAPLLAAAGLHASPMSADRVVAFMDHIRIFQEQVEKLKALHVDSAEYSCLKAIVLFTSDACGLSDAAHIESLQEKSQCALEEYVRSQYPNQPSRFGKLLLRLPSLRTVSSSVIEQLFFVRLVGKTPIETLIRDMLLSGSSFNWPYMSIQCS
- the NR2F1 gene encoding COUP transcription factor 1 isoform X3; its protein translation is MAMVVSSWRDPQEDVAGGTPSGPNPAAAHQQHIECVVCGDKSSGKHYGQFTCEGCKSFFKRSVRRNLTYTCRANRNCPIDQHHRNQCQYCRLKKCLKVGMRREAVQRGRMPPTQPNPGQYALTNGDPLNGHCYLSGYISLLLRAEPYPTSRYGSQCMQPNNIMGIENICELAARLLFSAVEWARNIPFFPDLQITDQVALLRLTWSELFVLNAAQCSMPLHVAPLLAAAGLHASPMSADRVVAFMDHIRIFQEQVEKLKALHVDSAEYSCLKAIVLFTSDACGLSDAAHIESLQEKSQCALEEYVRSQYPNQPSRFGKLLLRLPSLRTVSSSVIEQLFFVRLVGKTPIETLIRDMLLSGSSFNWPYMSIQCS
- the NR2F1 gene encoding COUP transcription factor 1 isoform X4, giving the protein MFGYSVQRGRMPPTQPNPGQYALTNGDPLNGHCYLSGYISLLLRAEPYPTSRYGSQCMQPNNIMGIENICELAARLLFSAVEWARNIPFFPDLQITDQVALLRLTWSELFVLNAAQCSMPLHVAPLLAAAGLHASPMSADRVVAFMDHIRIFQEQVEKLKALHVDSAEYSCLKAIVLFTSDACGLSDAAHIESLQEKSQCALEEYVRSQYPNQPSRFGKLLLRLPSLRTVSSSVIEQLFFVRLVGKTPIETLIRDMLLSGSSFNWPYMSIQCS